The following are from one region of the Chthoniobacterales bacterium genome:
- the hisH gene encoding imidazole glycerol phosphate synthase subunit HisH, whose translation MNSPSIGIVDYGSGNLRSVTKALDTVGARTQLISTPAALDEIDAVVVPGVGAFGDCARNLRATGLWEPLREWIAADRPYLGICLGYQLLFESSEETPGIAGLGALPGIVKKFPAGALKVPHMGWNTLTLNAPGDRLYRDLPAAPSVYFVHSYHPVPADASLVTATCEYGDGFAASVSRGALSACQFHPEKSQATGLAILKNFVTSLDAVVACH comes from the coding sequence ATGAATTCTCCGTCCATCGGCATCGTCGACTACGGCAGCGGCAACCTGCGCAGCGTCACCAAGGCGCTCGACACCGTCGGCGCACGCACGCAGCTCATCTCCACGCCCGCCGCGCTCGACGAGATCGATGCCGTCGTCGTGCCCGGCGTCGGCGCCTTCGGCGACTGCGCCCGCAACCTCCGCGCCACCGGCCTCTGGGAGCCGCTGCGCGAATGGATCGCCGCCGACCGCCCCTACCTCGGCATCTGCCTCGGCTATCAGCTCCTCTTCGAAAGCAGCGAGGAAACGCCCGGCATCGCCGGCCTCGGCGCCCTGCCCGGCATCGTCAAAAAATTCCCCGCCGGCGCGCTCAAGGTCCCGCACATGGGCTGGAACACGCTCACGCTGAACGCCCCCGGCGATCGCCTCTACCGCGATCTCCCGGCGGCCCCGAGCGTCTATTTCGTGCACTCGTATCACCCCGTGCCCGCCGACGCATCGCTCGTCACCGCCACCTGCGAATACGGCGACGGCTTCGCCGCCAGCGTCAGCCGCGGCGCCCTCAGCGCCTGCCAATTCCACCCCGAAAAAAGCCAGGCCACCGGCCTCGCCATCCTGAAAAATTTTGTCACATCCCTCGATGCTGTTGTTGCCTGCCATTGA
- a CDS encoding PTPDL family protein: MNRHLPSALLALALPLANATADAIKLKSGEVVEGKVIASDAKSVTVEVQFSPTITDERTIARSDIAATVLVSPDEAAFASIRALEIPATALDVRAYDEVLNKDLRPFLKSYPTSTRVTDVKELIKNFEAERARVAAGEIKVSGVWYDAATRTAEEYQIDAATELAAMKLQLAAQNYPGAVNSFEQLVRSFPNSAAFAESFPLGKKAILKLEQQLSFTIGNLPQTLARRQAAIDRTPVEQRQPIQAAAAAEDARAAAAAEAAQKANVHFFAILPYDEKGLRSMQEALKSLVDQLKPVDEKQLAAGAKLVRQVNNELSTNQLAAAQTTLTQLSTAWPQYEGLGRLQSRLSAAQQSTATATAREANHLKAQGK, from the coding sequence ATGAACCGCCACCTGCCCTCCGCCCTTCTCGCGCTGGCCCTGCCGCTCGCCAACGCCACCGCTGACGCCATCAAGCTCAAATCCGGGGAGGTCGTGGAAGGCAAGGTCATCGCCTCCGACGCGAAGAGCGTGACCGTCGAAGTGCAATTCTCGCCGACGATCACCGACGAGCGCACGATCGCCCGCTCCGACATCGCCGCCACGGTGCTCGTTTCGCCCGACGAGGCCGCCTTCGCCAGCATCCGCGCCCTCGAGATTCCCGCCACCGCTCTCGACGTCCGCGCGTATGACGAGGTTCTGAACAAGGATCTCCGCCCCTTCCTCAAGAGCTACCCCACCTCCACCCGCGTCACCGACGTGAAGGAGCTCATCAAAAATTTCGAGGCCGAGCGCGCCCGCGTCGCCGCCGGCGAGATCAAGGTCTCCGGCGTGTGGTATGACGCCGCCACGCGCACCGCCGAGGAATACCAGATCGACGCCGCCACCGAGCTCGCCGCCATGAAGCTGCAGCTCGCCGCGCAGAATTACCCCGGCGCCGTGAACAGCTTCGAGCAACTCGTCCGCTCGTTTCCGAACTCCGCCGCGTTTGCCGAGTCCTTCCCCCTCGGCAAAAAGGCCATCCTGAAACTCGAGCAGCAGCTCAGCTTCACGATCGGCAATCTTCCGCAGACCCTCGCCCGCCGGCAGGCCGCGATCGACCGCACGCCCGTCGAGCAGCGCCAGCCCATCCAGGCCGCCGCCGCCGCCGAGGATGCCCGTGCCGCCGCCGCCGCCGAGGCCGCGCAGAAGGCAAACGTCCACTTCTTTGCCATCCTGCCTTACGACGAAAAGGGCCTCCGCTCGATGCAGGAAGCGCTGAAATCCCTCGTCGACCAGCTCAAGCCCGTGGACGAGAAGCAACTCGCCGCCGGCGCGAAGCTCGTTCGCCAGGTGAACAACGAGCTTTCCACGAACCAGCTCGCCGCCGCGCAAACCACGCTCACGCAACTTTCCACCGCCTGGCCGCAATACGAGGGCCTCGGCCGTCTCCAGAGCCGGCTCTCGGCCGCGCAGCAGTCGACCGCAACCGCCACCGCTCGCGAGGCCAATCACCTCAAGGCCCAGGGCAAATGA
- the hisB gene encoding imidazoleglycerol-phosphate dehydratase HisB, translating to MARAATIDRKTSETDIQLTLDVDGSGTSTLRTGIPFFDHMLTLFARHGLFDLDVTAKGDLDVDFHHTVEDAGICLGQAFTRALGDKKGIRRYGHAYVPMDETLVRAVVDLSGRPFLEYRAPGGVEAINGFSFQLVEEFLRGFTMNALANVHIEILYGRDAHHMAEGVFKALARALDVATQIDPRVTGVPSTKGVL from the coding sequence ATGGCCCGCGCCGCTACCATTGACCGCAAGACCTCCGAAACCGACATCCAGCTCACGCTCGATGTCGATGGCTCGGGCACGTCCACTCTCCGCACCGGCATCCCGTTCTTCGACCACATGCTCACGCTCTTCGCGCGGCACGGTCTCTTCGATCTCGACGTGACGGCCAAAGGCGATCTCGACGTAGACTTTCACCACACCGTCGAGGACGCCGGCATCTGCCTCGGCCAGGCCTTCACCCGCGCCCTCGGCGACAAAAAGGGCATCCGCCGCTACGGCCACGCCTACGTCCCGATGGACGAGACGCTCGTCCGCGCCGTCGTGGACCTCAGCGGCCGTCCGTTTCTCGAATACCGCGCCCCCGGCGGCGTCGAGGCGATCAATGGCTTCTCGTTCCAGCTCGTCGAGGAATTCCTCCGCGGCTTCACGATGAACGCCCTCGCGAACGTCCACATCGAGATCCTCTACGGCCGCGACGCCCACCACATGGCCGAGGGCGTCTTCAAGGCGCTCGCCCGCGCCCTCGACGTCGCCACGCAGATCGATCCGCGAGTCACCGGCGTGCCCAGCACGAAGGGCGTGCTATAG
- a CDS encoding M14 family metallocarboxypeptidase produces MAAKPRVLPLEHQRSHDYGHLIRRWRSVARARGLRLTPYAAASGYELFHIAPRRPTPGRPWIYLSAGIHGDETGATEGLLDWAAATGLPFTDFNLLVFPCLNPWGLVNNSRVDADGRDLNRTYHDDAVPQTAAHKAALAGWHTSDLDGRRPFALSLCLHEDYDANGVYIYEIQGARPYWAERLLEASRRHLPADTRRSIEGRSARAGIVRRAIDLASMPLHPEAFTLHFHHAERTFTAETPSEAHLDARAAAHAAIIEQAVRLCLQEFPQTSKRSTPPD; encoded by the coding sequence GCACCAGCGCTCCCACGATTACGGGCACCTCATCCGGCGCTGGCGCTCCGTCGCCCGGGCGCGGGGCCTGCGCCTCACGCCCTACGCGGCGGCGAGCGGCTACGAGCTCTTCCACATCGCGCCGCGACGCCCCACGCCGGGTCGGCCGTGGATCTACCTCTCGGCGGGCATTCATGGCGACGAGACCGGCGCCACCGAGGGCCTGCTCGACTGGGCCGCGGCCACCGGCCTGCCGTTCACCGATTTCAACCTGCTCGTCTTCCCGTGCCTGAACCCGTGGGGCCTGGTGAACAACAGCCGCGTGGACGCCGATGGCCGCGACCTCAACCGCACCTACCACGACGACGCCGTGCCGCAGACCGCGGCGCACAAGGCCGCGCTCGCCGGCTGGCACACGTCCGATCTCGATGGGCGTCGCCCGTTCGCCCTCTCTCTCTGCCTGCACGAGGATTACGACGCGAACGGCGTTTATATTTACGAGATCCAGGGCGCACGCCCGTATTGGGCGGAGAGGCTTCTCGAGGCGTCCCGCCGGCACCTGCCTGCCGATACCCGCCGCAGCATCGAGGGCCGCAGCGCCCGCGCGGGAATTGTGCGTCGCGCGATCGACTTGGCATCAATGCCGCTACACCCCGAGGCATTCACATTGCATTTTCACCATGCGGAACGCACCTTCACCGCCGAAACGCCCTCCGAGGCGCACCTCGATGCCCGCGCGGCTGCCCATGCCGCCATCATCGAGCAGGCGGTGCGCCTCTGCCTCCAGGAATTCCCCCAGACATCCAAACGCTCAACGCCCCCCGATTAG
- the hisA gene encoding 1-(5-phosphoribosyl)-5-[(5-phosphoribosylamino)methylideneamino]imidazole-4-carboxamide isomerase — translation MLLLPAIDLMGGEVVRLRRGEATEKTVYSSDPPAFARKWEAAGGDWLHLVDLDAAFTGESRNLDAVRAICASVSIPCELGGGMRSEAAIRAALDAGISRVVIGTRASESLDFVRDMCATFSGDRIAVGIDARHGKVAVKGWTETTEQDATDLALAVQDAGAGTIIYTDIATDGMLQGPNFAELEKLLATLDCNLVASGGVSSPDDVRRLATMPGLYGAILGKALYDGHITGDLRPLVAA, via the coding sequence ATGCTGTTGTTGCCTGCCATTGATCTGATGGGCGGCGAGGTCGTGCGCCTGCGCCGCGGAGAAGCCACCGAAAAGACCGTCTATTCGTCCGACCCGCCCGCCTTCGCGCGCAAGTGGGAGGCCGCCGGCGGGGACTGGCTCCATCTCGTCGACCTCGACGCCGCCTTCACCGGCGAGTCCCGCAACCTCGACGCGGTCCGCGCCATCTGCGCGTCCGTCTCGATTCCCTGCGAACTCGGCGGCGGCATGCGCAGCGAAGCCGCCATCCGCGCCGCGCTCGACGCCGGCATCTCCCGCGTCGTGATCGGCACCCGCGCCAGCGAATCCCTCGACTTCGTCCGCGACATGTGCGCGACCTTCAGCGGCGACCGGATCGCCGTCGGCATCGATGCCCGCCACGGCAAGGTCGCCGTGAAGGGCTGGACCGAGACCACCGAGCAGGACGCCACCGATCTCGCCCTCGCCGTCCAGGACGCCGGCGCTGGCACGATCATCTACACCGATATCGCGACCGACGGCATGCTCCAGGGCCCGAATTTCGCCGAGCTGGAAAAGCTGCTCGCCACCCTCGACTGCAACCTCGTCGCCAGCGGCGGCGTGTCGTCTCCGGACGACGTCCGCCGGCTCGCCACGATGCCCGGCCTCTACGGCGCCATCCTCGGCAAGGCCCTCTACGACGGCCACATTACCGGCGACCTGCGCCCGCTCGTCGCCGCCTGA